ATCAATCCATTCAGCAGCCCGCACACCAGGCTCACGCCGAGACACGCGCCGAGGCCGAGGAGCACCGTGGCGATGGGTCCCATCGGTCCCGCGGCGCGCAGCACCATGGCCATCACCACGCCGGCGAGCGCGTAGATCGCGCCGACGGAGAGGTCGATGCCGCCCGAGATGATGACGATCGTCGCGCCCACGCCCATGATCGCGAACGCGCTCGCGTCCGTCGCCATCTGGATCAGCGTGTACGCGTTGAGGAAATTGTTCACCTGCGCGCCGGTCACGCGGTCGGGATGCGACCCGGCGGCCGCGGTGAGCGCCGCCCCGAGGATGATCAGGACGATGACGAGACCCAGCTGCTGCGAGCGCAGCAGCGTGCCGCTCACGCGCCGGAAGAGGGGGAGGTCGGTGGTCGGCGAGGCCGTGGCTTCCACGAGGGGCTCCAAGACGGGATAAAGTATTCTTCAGGAAGGTAGGGGCGAACCGAGCAGTGTCAACGCGAGACAGCAGCGCACCAGATCTCTTCGTGCATCATGACCATCCGCGTGACGTTCCGGACGCTCCCGCTCGTCGCACTCGTCCCAATCCTCCCACTCCTCGCCGCACGCGCGGGAGCGCAGCGCCCCGCCGCGCCCGGCGACTCGCTCACGCTCTGGTACGTCGCCCCGGCACGCGAGTGGATCGAGGCGCTCCCGGTGGGCAACGGACGACTCGGCGCGATGGTGTTCGGCGGCGTGGCCCACGAGCGACTCCAGTTCAACGAGGGGACGGTGTGGACCGGCGCGCCGCACGCGTACGAGCACCCGGGTGCGTTCGCGGTGCTCGGCACTCTGCGCTCGCTCCTCCTCGCCGGCAAGCAGCGTGAGGCGGAAGCGCTCGCGATGGAGCGCTTCATGAGCGTGCCGCTGCGGCAGCAGGCGTACCAGGCGTTCGGCGACCTGCACCTCGCCTTTCCCGCGCTCGACGGCGCCGCGGTGACCGACTACCGCCGTGCGCTCGACCTCGACCGCGCCGTCGCGACGACGCGCTTCCGCATCGGCGGCACGACGTACGCGCGCGACGTGTTCGCGAGCCACCCCGACGGCGCGATCGTCGTGCATCTCTCGGCCGACCGGCCGGGCGCGGTGACCGTCGTCGCGTCGCTCGCCAGCGCGCACGACGGCGCGACGCGCGTGCACGTCGGCGCACGGCAGCTCGCGATGCGCGGCGGCGTGGCCGGCGGCGCGATCCGCTTCGAGGCGCGGCTCGACGTGCGGCCCGACGGAGGACGTGTCGCGACGTCGGACACGTCCATCACGGTGACCGGCGCCGACGCGGTGACGCTCGTCCTCGCCGGCGCGACGAACCACGTCAGCTATCACGACGTGTCCGCCGATCCCACGGCGCGCGACGATCGCACGATCGCGGCGACGCGCGCGCGCGCAGCTACGCCGCCATGCGCGCGGCGCACGAGCGCGACCACCAGCGGCTGTTCCGCCGCGTGACGCTGGACCTCGGCAGCGCAGACGCTGCCCTGCGGCCGACCGCGGAGCGGCTCGCGCGCTTCGCGACGGCGGGGGATCCGGCGCTCGCCGCGCTGCTGTTCCAGTACGGACGCTACCTGCTCATCGCGTCGAGCCGCGCGGGTGGGCAGCCGGCGACGCTGCAGGGGCTGTGGAACGACAGCAACCAGCCGCCGTGGGACAGCAAGTGGACCGTGAACATCAACACGGAGATGAACTACTGGCTCGCGGAGCCGACGGCGCTGCCGGAGCTCACCGCGCCGCTGTTCGACATGCTGCGCGACCTGTCGCAGACCGGCGCGGCGGTGGCGCGCGTGCACTACGGGGCGCGCGGGTGGGTGCTGCACCACAACACCGACCTGTGGCGCGGCGCGGCGCCGATCAACAACTCGAACCACGGCATCTGGCCGTCGGGCGGCGCGTGGCTCGCGCAGCACCTGTGGCGGCACTGGGAGTACGGAGGCGACCGGCGCTTCCTCGCCGACACCGCGTACCCGATCATGCGCGGCGCGGCGCGGTTCTTCGTCGACGCGCTGCTCGAGGATCCGCGCTCGGGGATGCTCATCACCGGGCCGTCGAACTCGCCGGAGCACGGCGGCCTGGTGCTCGGCCCGGCGATGGACCGGCAGATCGTGCGCGACCTGTTCGCGAACGTGATCCAGGCGAGCGAGATCCTCGACGTCGACGCGGCGCTGCGCGACACGCTGCGGTCGATGCGCGCGCGCATCGCGCCAGACGCAATCGGCCGGCGCGGGCAGCTGCAGGAGTGGCTGGAGGACGTCGACGACCCCACCGACCACCACCGCCACGTGTCGCACCTGTGGGGGCTGCACCCCGGCGCGGAGATCACGCCGAGCACCCCGGCGCTGTTCGCCGCCGCGCGCCGCACGCTCGAGGAGCGCGGCGACGAGGGCACGGGATGGTCGAAGGCGTGGAAGATCAACTTCTGGGCGCGGCTCCGCGACGGCGACCACGCGTACGCGCTCGTGCGGAGCCTCGTCTCGCCGACGCGCGACCTGAAGATCACGACGACGGCGCCGGGCGGGCTGTACCCCAACCTGTTCGACGCGCACCCGCCGTTCCAGATCGACGGCAACTTCGGCCTGACGGCGGGGATCGTGGAGATGCTGCTGCAGAGCCACGCCGGGGAAGTCGATCTGCTGCCGGCGCTGCCCTCGGCGTGGCCTAACGGACGGGTGCGCGGTCTGCGCGCGCGCGGCGGCTTCGACGTCGATCTGCTCTCGTGGACGGGAGCCAAGCTCGTCGAGGCGCGATTCACGTCGCGGCTGGGCGGGCGACTGCAGGTACGGTACGGCGATACCGTTCGTTCGTATGAAACCAAGAAGGGACAACACATCACGTTCCAGCCCTAGGTGGGAGCGCCGAGGCGAGTACTCACTGGGGATTCGAAGGATCTGAAGGATCTCGAGATGTGCTGAGGCCTCAGCCCTGAGCACATCCGGAGATCCTGTTCATCGTTCTCGCAATCCCCATGGAGTACTCGCCCATAGCCTGCGCCCTCTCGACCCATGAGATCAGCACTCCGGCTCGCCGCATCCCTTCTCGCGATCATCGCCCTCACCGGCGTCGCCCCGCCGGAGCGCATCGTCGTCTACATGATCGGCGACTCCACGATGGCGAACAAACCGGATCCGGAGCACAACCCGGAGCGCGGCTGGGGACAGGCGCTCCCGCAGTTCCTCGACCGCGACGTGACGGTGGACAACCGCGCCGTGAACGGCCGCAGCACGAAGAGCTTCATCGCCGAGGGCCGATGGGACTCGGTGCGCGCGCGGCTGAAGAAGGGCGACTACGTCCTCATCCAGTTCGGGCACAACGACCAGAAGGTCGAGGACTCGACGCGCTACACGAACCCCTACACGGGCTATCGTCGGAACCTCTCGCGCTTCGTGACCGAGACGCGGGCGGCGGGCGCGACGCCGGTCGTGCTGAGCTCCATCGTGCGGCGCAAGTTCAACGCGCAGGGCGTGCTCGAGGACACGCACGGGGCGTATCCGTTCGTGGCGCGCGACGTGGCGCGCGAGCTGGGCGCGGGCTTCGTGGATCTCCAGCTGCTGACGGAGGACCTCGTGACCGCCGCGGGGCCCACGGGCTCGAAGGCGCTCTACGTGTACACCACGGAGGGCCAGTTCCCGTCGTTCCCGCAGGCGCGGCAGGACGACACGCACCTCTCGCCGCGCGGAGCGACGGAGGTCGCGCGGCTGGCCGCTCGCGCGCTGCGCGGCCTCGGCGGGCCGCTCGCGAAGCACGTGGTCGGCGTGGACTGAGCGACGATCACCGCCCGCGCTTCGTCGTGATGAGCACCACCCCGTTCGCCCCGCGCACACCGTAGTACGACGTAGCGCCGATGTCCTTCAGGACCTCGATCTTCGCGATGTCGCCGGGACTGATGCTGAGCAGGCCGTTAGGCGCGTCCATCGGCATGCCGTCGACGATGTAGAGCGGCGCGCCGTCGCCGTTGATGGTCGACGTGCCGCGGATGCGCACCGAGATGCCGCCCGCCGCGGCGACGACGCGCACGCCCGGAAAGCGGCCGATGAACAGCTCCTCGGCCCGCACCGGCGTGCTCCCCCGCCAGTCGTCGGCCGTCGCGGTGCGCGCCCGCTCGTCGGCACCCGGCCGCTCGGGTGTGGGAGACGGCGCCGCGGTGCCCCCGTGGCACGCGGCGAGGAGCAGCAGAACCAGGAGGCGCTGTTTCATGAGCGGGACCTCCGTCGCGGAACGTATCATCCATCGAGCCGCCATGGCCGGCTCCATGGAGCTGATGGTAACGCCGTGGACGTGATGCGTCACTAATCCCGATACATCGCCCCCAGCTCGTCCTCGAACACGATGAGCGGGTGCGCGCGGAAGCGCACGAAGTCCGCGGCGCTCGCCTGCCCCGGGTACGGCGCATAGAAGTGCTCGCGCTTCTCGCGCGCCGCGTTCGCGTTGCGCCACACGAGCACGTACGCCGCGCGGCGCGTGATCGAGTCGGCATTCAGCGCGGCGAGCAGCTTCCCCGTCCACCACGTGGAGTCGGGGAGCGTCTCGTAGCCCGTCTCGGTGATCGCCGCGACCTTGCCGCGCCGATCCGCCTCGCCCACCACGACGTGCAGCGACTCGACGAGCGCCTGCACCTGGTCCTTCGGCGCCCACGTGGCGCTCGGCGGCCACCAGTACTGGTCGACGCCGAGCACGTCGACGTACGCGTCGCCGGGATACCAGTCGAGGTAGTGCGACGGGCCGTAGTCGTAGACCTTGTCCGGGGAGTACGCGTACAGGAGGTTGTGCACGCCGCGGCGGTCGCGGAGGTACTCGACGGTGAAGCGCCACAGCCGCTGGTAGTCGTCGGCGCGCGTGTGCGACGCGCCCCACCAGAACCAGCCGCCGCTCATCTCGTGGAACGGCCGGAAGACGAGCGGCACGAGCGCGGTGCCGCCGTCGGGCGCCGGCGCGCGCAGCGACGTGGCGAAGTCGGCGAAGCGGTCGAGCCACGCGACGTACGTGGCGTGGTGCGCGCCGCCAGGCAGCAGCGTGGGAAGCGCGCGGCCGGTCGTGTCCCACGCGTTGCCGCCCGTCACCGGGTTCGGCATGTGCCAGCTCAGCGTGATCACGCTGCCGCGCCGGTAGCCCTCCACGATCCAGCCGCGCAACCGGGCGAGATCGGCGCCGCCGAACTCCCAGCCGTACACCGCCGGATACGCGCCCGCCACCGCCTTCACGTCGGAGCGACCGGGCTCGCCGGTCCAGTCGTGGCCGTACGCGAGGTCGTCCTGATGACCGAACATGACCTGCCGCCCGGCGAGCCGCCGCATGTTCGCGAACAGCGCGCGCGTCTCCGCCGTGGCGAGCGCGTCGACCGGCTGCGCTTCCGCCGACCGAGCGCACGACGCCCCCGCCGCGACGAGCAACGCGACGAGGGCGCCTAACGATCCGCGCATCGGGGGCTCAGTAGCCCGGGTTCTGCGTCAGCGCCGGATTCGCCGCGAGCTCCTTGCTCGGGATGTTCTGCAGCTTCTGGTACGCCTGGCGCGGCTTGCACGTCCCCTGGCTCGCGTAGTCCGCGATCGCGGACTTCTGGTTCATCACGTCGAGCCAGCGCCCCTCGCGCACGAGATCGAAGCGCGACTGGAACTCGCCGTACAGCTCGTGCGAGCGCTCCGCCCACACGGCCTGGCGGAACTGCGCCTGGCTGAGCCCCGCGAGCTTGGGGAGGCCGGCGCGCGTGCGCACCTGGTTGATCGCGTCGTACGCGGCGCCGGTCGGGCCGTTCTTCTCGTTCTCCGCCTCGGCGAACACGAGCAGCACGTCGGCGTGGCGGAGGATGATGAAGTTGTTCGCCGCCGCCTGATCGGTGCTGAGGTGCGTCGGGTCGATGTACTTCAGCGTGTAGTACGGCGGCGCGACGGCGACCATCGTCGGCTGCCCGCCCTTCAGCGTGAGCTGGTGGAAGTCCTCGGCGAAGCGGCCGCAGCCCTCGCTCCAGCTGCCGTAGCGCACCACCGAGTCCTTCGCCACGAGCCCCGCGCTCTGGAGCGCGGCGAGCGAGTCACGCTGCAGCGCGCGGATCTTCCCCCACGAGCTGTTCGTGAACTCCCACGACATCGCGATCGCCTTGTTGTGCTCCGCGCGCTTGTCGTTCGCCTCGAACGACTTCACGAAGTCCTCGCGCAGGCTCAGGAACCCCTGGCCGCAGCTGCCGACGACCGTGCAGTCGCCCTTCGGACCGAAGTACGCCGGGACCTGCGAGCCCGAGTTGTTCACCGCCGCGCCCTGGATGGCGAACAGGATCTCGGGGCTCGTGTTCTGCTTGTTGATGTCGAACAGGTCCATGTAGTTCGACTCGAGGCGCACCGACGCGTCGGCCATCTCGGTCTGCGCGGCGAGTCGCGCCGAGTCGAGGTAGGCGGACTTCAGCGCGGCGAGCGGCGTACCCGTGGCCTCGTCGCCCGCCATGTGCAGATAGACCTTCGCGAGCAGCCCCCACGCCGTCGCGGCGCGCGGCAGCCCCTGGCCGTTCGGCTGGCTGTACGTCGTCGGCAGCAGCGGGGCGGCGGCCTTGAGGTCCTTCGCCGCCTGCAGCCAGATCACCTCGGGCGCGCTGCGCGGCAGGGCGCCCATCTGCGCGTCCGGCTGGTACGGCTCGAGGCGCAGCGGCACGCCGCCGTAGCGCCGGACGAGGTCGAAGTACGCGTAGCCGCGGGCGAACAGCGCCTGCCCCTGCGACAGCTTCTTGGTCGCGTCGGAGATGCCGGCGCTCTTCGGCACGTTGGCGAGCACCTCGTTCGCGCGCTCGATGATCTGGTAGTCGCCGATGTACACGCTGTTGTCCTGCATGTACCACTGGCCCGCCTGCTGGCCGGCGAAGCCGCCGGCCATCCAGTTCCAGCACAGCAGCTCGGGCTCGTCGCACATCAGGCCGTACTGCGCGGGCGACTTCCAGCCGTTCCAGCCCATGAGCGGCGCGTACACGCCGTTCACCGCGGAGACGGCCTGCGCGTCGGTCTGGTAGTACTTGTCGGGCGAGATGAACGTCGCCGCCGTCTCGGGGAGGTCGGTGACGTCCTTGCACGCCGCCAGCATCGTCGCGGCGAGCGCGCCCAACGCGATGCGAATCGTGGCTCGATGAAGCGTCATGGTTCGGTCGCCGCTCAGAAGGTCGTGTTGATGCCGAAGGTGACGATGCGCGACAGCGGGTAGCTTCCCAGGTCGACGCCCATGCGGTTCGTGCCGGAGAACGCGCTCACCTCCGGGTCGAAGCCCGTGTAGTTCGTCCACGTGAGCAGGTTCACGCCGTTCACGTACGCGTGCGCGGTGCGGGCACCCGGCAGCTTGATGTTGTAGCCGAGCTGCACGTTCTTGAGCCGCACGTACGACCCGTCCTCGAGGAAGAGGTCGTGGAACCGCGCGTCCGCCTTGCGGTTCTGGCGGATGATCGGGTACTTGCCGTCCGGGTTGGTCTTCGGGTCGAACGCGTTGTCGTAGAACTCGCGCGGGATGTTGATGGTGCCGTCGAGCGTCAGGTACCGCATGCGCTCGGTGTTCAGGATCGAGTTCCCGCGCACCGCGGTGACGAGCGCGCTGAGGT
This DNA window, taken from Gemmatirosa kalamazoonensis, encodes the following:
- a CDS encoding rhamnogalacturonan acetylesterase, whose protein sequence is MRSALRLAASLLAIIALTGVAPPERIVVYMIGDSTMANKPDPEHNPERGWGQALPQFLDRDVTVDNRAVNGRSTKSFIAEGRWDSVRARLKKGDYVLIQFGHNDQKVEDSTRYTNPYTGYRRNLSRFVTETRAAGATPVVLSSIVRRKFNAQGVLEDTHGAYPFVARDVARELGAGFVDLQLLTEDLVTAAGPTGSKALYVYTTEGQFPSFPQARQDDTHLSPRGATEVARLAARALRGLGGPLAKHVVGVD
- a CDS encoding TonB-dependent receptor plug domain-containing protein, whose translation is MKQRLLVLLLLAACHGGTAAPSPTPERPGADERARTATADDWRGSTPVRAEELFIGRFPGVRVVAAAGGISVRIRGTSTINGDGAPLYIVDGMPMDAPNGLLSISPGDIAKIEVLKDIGATSYYGVRGANGVVLITTKRGR
- a CDS encoding glycoside hydrolase family 26 protein, which codes for MRGSLGALVALLVAAGASCARSAEAQPVDALATAETRALFANMRRLAGRQVMFGHQDDLAYGHDWTGEPGRSDVKAVAGAYPAVYGWEFGGADLARLRGWIVEGYRRGSVITLSWHMPNPVTGGNAWDTTGRALPTLLPGGAHHATYVAWLDRFADFATSLRAPAPDGGTALVPLVFRPFHEMSGGWFWWGASHTRADDYQRLWRFTVEYLRDRRGVHNLLYAYSPDKVYDYGPSHYLDWYPGDAYVDVLGVDQYWWPPSATWAPKDQVQALVESLHVVVGEADRRGKVAAITETGYETLPDSTWWTGKLLAALNADSITRRAAYVLVWRNANAAREKREHFYAPYPGQASAADFVRFRAHPLIVFEDELGAMYRD
- a CDS encoding RagB/SusD family nutrient uptake outer membrane protein, giving the protein MTLHRATIRIALGALAATMLAACKDVTDLPETAATFISPDKYYQTDAQAVSAVNGVYAPLMGWNGWKSPAQYGLMCDEPELLCWNWMAGGFAGQQAGQWYMQDNSVYIGDYQIIERANEVLANVPKSAGISDATKKLSQGQALFARGYAYFDLVRRYGGVPLRLEPYQPDAQMGALPRSAPEVIWLQAAKDLKAAAPLLPTTYSQPNGQGLPRAATAWGLLAKVYLHMAGDEATGTPLAALKSAYLDSARLAAQTEMADASVRLESNYMDLFDINKQNTSPEILFAIQGAAVNNSGSQVPAYFGPKGDCTVVGSCGQGFLSLREDFVKSFEANDKRAEHNKAIAMSWEFTNSSWGKIRALQRDSLAALQSAGLVAKDSVVRYGSWSEGCGRFAEDFHQLTLKGGQPTMVAVAPPYYTLKYIDPTHLSTDQAAANNFIILRHADVLLVFAEAENEKNGPTGAAYDAINQVRTRAGLPKLAGLSQAQFRQAVWAERSHELYGEFQSRFDLVREGRWLDVMNQKSAIADYASQGTCKPRQAYQKLQNIPSKELAANPALTQNPGY